The Drosophila nasuta strain 15112-1781.00 chromosome 2R, ASM2355853v1, whole genome shotgun sequence genome segment GCACCATAACCTGCGGTGGCCACAAGCACTTTAAATAAGACGGGGTTCGTTTCATCCCAGCTCCTCCCACtggaacaacagcaacaagtaaTGCCCGGCTTCCCCATTCaagatacatatatacgtgTATGCAAATAGGGATTTTGTAGATGTTGAGCatttattgtttgtaatttgttaGAACactttacatttatatttaaacgCCAGAGATGCGACGATAAACTAgaactacacacacaaaacaatttgaCAGTTTAATTggtttcatttaataatttacgCATCAACAATACTCGCATTTTGGGATATTCTTTTCATCAGATAACTCGAATGTATATTTAGTAGAATTGCAATTGAGTTTTGAGCTTTCGTTTACATAAATAGTTTGAGGGTTTGAGTATACTATATCGTTTTTTagtatagtataaaatataaatagagaCGTTTTTTAACTAACAAATAAGGTTACTAAATTAGAACATTGAATTAGGTAAAAGATTGAGTTGAGGTTACAGTTgacaacatttaattaacaacgTCAGAATATCTATTCAGCTAATAGTACTCGCAACtggtaatcgtaatcgtaatcgtaatcatTATAAGTTGGAGTCGAAGTGGAGTTTTGGGAGATTGGGAATTTGGGAGTTGTTGCCTGTTGAGTTGTTGTTTAGCTTTAGCATTAAATTAGAATGtacattttgatatattactaGTTTAATTAGTGGCAAAACAGCTAACCAGCTAACCAATCACCAAGTCAGACCAATATGCAAATCGATACAATTAGAACGAGGTCTTGCCAAAGATGAAGTTGCCAGGCGCGGTCGCATCCTCGGCAGCAAAGTACTCCTTCCACAAGGCGGAGAACTGTTCTCGATTCACCTCGCTCTCTCCCTGGGCCATCTTGGCAAACGCTTCCTCGCACTCGGTCTTGTCGAGGCCATAACTGGAGCAGACGAGCGTAAACTCAGATACATCGATGCCACCGTCATGGGATGCGTCCTCCAAATCGAACATAAAGTTCATGTACGTATTCTGCCAGTCCATCACGCTGCTGGGATCCTTGGCGTAAGCGTCCCACATGTTGCACCACTCATCCACGCTGACCTGCCAAAGGGATAGATAGAAAGAGGGAACGAACAAGACGGTTAAAAGCATCAGATTAATGCGTTACGCCCAGAACGCGTTGAAAAGGACATAAAGCGTCtagccagttgccagttggcagttggcagttggcgaATAACTAGTAGCGAGTAACGAGTGGAAGGAGGCGACAGCACATAAAACATCATAATGGCACTAGGTGGTCGATGGCAACTGGACTGAGGTGATTCAAGCGGGAGTAAGGTGATCCGAGCTGCTCGATAGAAGGTAGAATGTGTGCTGGTCGATGTAATTTATGCGGCCAACACATTATGCCCCCCTC includes the following:
- the LOC132786326 gene encoding calexcitin-1, whose amino-acid sequence is MSISDFRKKKLLFLFNVFFDVNQSGEIDVNDFEQAIERVCALRKWPKGTPKNKETYDVMMEIWNGLRSKADKDNDGQVSVDEWCNMWDAYAKDPSSVMDWQNTYMNFMFDLEDASHDGGIDVSEFTLVCSSYGLDKTECEEAFAKMAQGESEVNREQFSALWKEYFAAEDATAPGNFIFGKTSF